The region GAGTTTTTACCTGCATGGGTGAAAAACACACTGTCAATTGCAGCCATGGGATATCTTGCATGGGATACCTTGCCAGGTCTTTATGAGCAGGATTTGCTACGATTTGTTTTTATGACAATTTTTATACTGGGTGGGATTTTAACACTCATTGCAGGCTATCAGTATAAAGGTACCCGTAAGGGTTTTTATCCCTCAGCCTTGCTTATGTTTGCTGGCCTTGCTGGTATAATTCAGGCGGAGACACTTCTACAGTTTTTCTTTTCGTGGGAATTAATGACCATTGGCTCTTACTTCCTTATAATTCGTGGTAAACGCTCATTGCAGCATGGCTTCAGTTATATACTTTTTTCACTTGGTGGCGCATACCTTATTCTGGCAGCCTTTGGAATGATTGATGCTCAGGCAGGCGGAATGCTCAGCGCATTGAGTAATGTAACAACCCAGGTAACCCTTATATTTAGTTTAATGGCCATTGGTTTCATGACCAAAACAGCTACGTTGGGACTGCATATCTGGCTACCGGGTGCGCATGCCGAAGCAGAATCAGATGTTTCGCCGATGGTTTCTGCGATCTTGCTTAAGGCAGGTGTTTTTGGTTTGCTTATTACATTCCTGGGAATGGGCGCTGAAAATGCAGGCAATAGTGGATTACTCTATGTGCTTGGATGGCTGGGCGCAATTACGGCCCTGGTAGGTAACCTTGCTGCCAGTTTCCAGGAAGACGCTAAAAGATTACTGGCATATTCCAGTATCGGACAATTAGGATATATTCTTTTTGCCTACGCTATGGCCACACATCTTGGTTGGATAGGAGGTTTTGTATATGTAATAAACCACTTTGCGTTTAAAGCAGTGTTGTTCCTTACAATAGGTGCCATTGTGCTCCGCCTCGGAACACATAATATGTACGAAATGGGTGGCTTGATAAAGCGTATGCCCCTGGCATTTATAGCAGTTTTAATTGGTATCATAACCCTCTCAGGAGTTCCTCCATTGTCAGGGTTTGCCGGGAAGTGGTTCTTCTATAATGCTTTAATAATGAAAGGGTGGTACTTTCAGGGTGCCGTAATTCTATTTGCAGGTATCATAGCCTTTTTGTATACATACAGATTAATACAGACTGTATTTCTGGGTCAGCTTAAAGATGAACATCGCCGCGTGAAAGAAATTCCGGTTGCTTTCCTCATTCCAATTTATATCCTAATAATTGGAATTATGATATTCTCAATGAAACCGCACTGGATACTGGCTCCCATTAGTGAATATTTATCTGCTTATTTCCCGACCAACCCTGTAGTGTGGGATGGTGCTGCGGCAACAACAGCTTTGGGGTATTGGAATGGAGAATGGATCATGTATATCGTAGGAGTGATGTTCATTCTAATTTTAGGTTGGCTGTTGTGGCTCAATGCCAAAGCAACTAAAGTCAAACAGTTTAATATGGTATATTCGGCAGAAAGGCCATTCAGACCCGAAACCACGCATATGGCTCATAATATGTATGCCGGATATAATAAAGCATTAGGCTTTATTTCAGAACCAGGTATTACTAACTTTTGGAATCGTGTAGCCAGTTTTATTTCTGATAGTGCAGGTATACTCAGACGAGTATACACCGGAAACGGGCAAACATATGCATTCCATATTGTAGCATATATTGTAATCATCTATTTCCTGATTTTCTAATGAATTTGACTTATGAATGACATTATAATTAAACTGCTGTGGACCTTATTGGGATTGTTTATCGTACTCAACTGGGGTATGCTAATGGGCGCAACCATGCGCAAAATAGTGGCACGCGTTGCACACCGCAGGGGAATACCATTCTATCAGCCCTGGCTCGACCTTATAAAACTTTATGCTAACCGTTCTTCCATTTCTCATGGAGTGATGTTTTATTTAGGACCGGTATTCCGCTTGGGCGGAGGAGTTGGTATATTCTTGTTTTTGCCTCTTATTTATGGTTCAGCGTATTTTAGTAATTTTTCCTGGGCCGGCGATTTAGTGCTGATCTTGTATTTTCAGTTTTTTGGTATGCTCGGAATGGCACTTGGAGCAGGCGAAGGTGGACATCCCAACTCAGTGATTGGCATCACACGCGGTTTATCGCAGTTTACAACTGTTGAACTGCCACTTACACTGGCCGTTATTTCAATTGCACTGCAATATAACACGCTTTCAATACACGAGATTGTAGCCGCGCAGCAAGGCGGTTTTCAAAACTGGACACTGGTGACCAACCCTTTGGCTACGGCAGCTGCTATGTTTTCTTTACTCGGGCTGTTTCGCCATGCGCCATTTAACCTTGTGAAGGCTCCAAACGAAGTGCCTATTGGACCGCCAACAGAGTACCATTCAGCTTTTCTGGGCGTATTGCGTACCAACGGGGCTATTTTACATGTGGTGGAAGCTGCTTTGTTTATGAACCTGTTTTTTGGAGGCGCCACAAACTGGGCAGAGTTTATTCTTAAAACTTTCCTGATTTATTTCTGGTCAGTTTTGGTAGGAGTGGTTTTTCCACGATATCGCATAGAACAGGCAGTAACCTGGTTTTTGAAAATTCCTCTTGCAATAGGAGTTTTAGCGGTAATAATTTTTATCTAAATCGATAATGGCTAAAAATATGGCTGAAGATCAAAATATAAATCAAAATCAAGAATCGCAGGAAGATAAATTTCTTGCCGATGAGAACAAAAAGCGCCTTGTTACCGGACCTGATGGTGTGCAATTCGAGGTAGATCCCATGCAGGACTACTTTTGTGACAAGCGTCCGGAAACCGATGCGCCTAAAAATAAAATTGTAGAAAAGTTCCTGAACTGGGCAAGAGCCGAATCTCTTTGGGTGCTGGGTTTTGGAACCGGTTGCGGAAGTATTGAAATACCACCGCTTTTTTCACCCAGATTTGATGCTTTTCGCTATGGGGTGCAAATGCGACCTACTCCTAGGCAGTCATCAGTGATTGTGATTTCCGGATACCTTTCGGTTAAAACATTGAAACGGGCCATTCGCACCTATGAGCAGATGCAAAGTCCAAAATATGTTTTGGCCCTGGGCAGCTGCACCATCAATGGTGGAATGTATTACGATTCTTATAATACAATTAACCGTGTGGATTACTACATGCCGGTAGATATTTATGTGGCTGGATGTATGCCACGTCCCGAGGCTTTGCTTGCCGGTTTCAATAAGTTAAAAGAACGCATTAAGCAAGGGCGCGCAGAGGGGGCCAACGAATATGCCGAACAATTTGATTGGTATAAAGCCAATCAAAAAAAGATCATCAAAAACTGGAATATGCCGGATTACAACTGGTAGTTATCCTAACTAAGATAAAACGCTTCCAAATATGGAAAATATTATTAAAGATATAGAATCACGTTTTCAGGTAAGCGACTATGTACAACAAAGACCTGAACTGGCTTATGCAACTGTAAAAAAGGAACTTGCGATAGCCCTGATTACGCACTTAAAAGACATTGAGGGATTTACACATTTTGTTCTACTTACAGCAGTTGACTGGTTAGAAGAGAATAAGTTTCAATTGACTTATATTTTAAACCATCCGGACAAAAAAGTTGATTTGGGTATCAGGGTATTTATCGACAGAGCGAACCCAATCATGGACAGTGCGCATCACCTTTGGGAGCAGGTAGCAACTTACCAGCGTGAATTAAAAGAAATGTTTGGTATCGATTTCCCGGGCAGTCCGCGCGTCGATGAAGATTTTATCCTGGAAGGATGGGATGATATTCCTCCATACAGGCGCGACTTTGACACGTTGCAGTATTCCAGGGATACCTATTTCCCGCGCGAAGGCCGTAGTACTAATGATCCCGCAGAACACATGAAGAAAAAGCTGTATCCAGATGAAGAAAAATAAAACACTTTGGCTACCCGATCGCTCAAAATATCCTGAGCACGACAGCAATGGAAAACCGATAGTTGACCTGCAATCGCAAAAACATACCAAGTTGTGGCAAGGTCCCAACCATCCTGGTGTTACAGGTAATATGTCGCTGGAGTTGACGTTGAGCGGTGATGAAATTGTAGATGCTAAAACGCATGTTGGATATCTTCATCGCGGTTTCGAAAAGCTTATGGAGCGCCGTACTTACATGCAATGTTTCCCTTTAAGTATTCGAATGTGCGTACCCGAAGCCGACTCTAACGAATATGTACTCTCCACCTGCGTTGAAGAGCTGGCAGGCATAGAAATCCCAGAGGCAGCAAAATGGTTGAGAACACTTGCGCTTGAAATGGCACGCTTACAAGTTTTGTTACGTGTGGTGCCTGGTATTGGGGCAACACTATCTCTGGGCCTTGGGTCACAATGGGGAATGTATATGCGCGAACAAATTCTGGATCGATTCGAGGAACTTACCGGTGGCCGCATTTATCATATGTACATGCTTCCTGGCGGTGTGCGCGGACATTTACCCGATGGTTTTAAGAAACGGATGGAACAAAATCTAAAGGATATTGAGCAATTTGTAGCCAATATCGAAGATCTGATTTTTACGAATTCAGTATTCAAAAAAAGGACTGTAGGCCGTGGCATAATCAAACCAGAATGGGTAAGCCAGTATGGTATTGTCGGTCCTAATGCCCGCGGTGCCGGATTTAAGCGCGATGTGCGAAAAGATTATCCTTACCTCAAATACAGTGAGCTCAACTTTGATCCGTATGTAGGTAAGGACTCCGATATTTACACAAGGGCCCAGGTACGCAAACATGATTTGCTTATGACCGTTGATCTGATTCGACAAATATTGGATAAAGTGCCCACAAGCGGCGATTTAAGAGCTAAAACACCTAATGTGTTGCATTGGGAGATACCTAAAGGCGAAACTTACGTGCGTTCTGAGTCCTCTCGCGGAGAGTACGGAATGTACATGGTTTCAGATGGTTCAAAGTATCCCAGAAGAGTGAATTTACGAGGACCCAGTTACACGCATGCAGTGGCATTACTCGAAAAAATGTTGATCAATGCCAATATATCAGATGTTCATGCCATCATGGTATCATTGCAAACCTGTCCTCCTGAAATTGAACGATAAATTGGTTTCTGGTTTCAGGTTAAAAGTTCCAGGATGAACCTACAACCTGAAACCTGAAACCTGAAACCTGTAACCTGTAACCTGAAAATTAATAATATGAGCCTCAAAGACATACTCACACCATTTACAGCCTGGAAAAATGTTTTCGAAGATTCGACTGTGATCAAAGATCCGCTGAATGATCGTCCGGGTGCCGACCGTTATCGTGGTTTCCATAAAAATGATGTGGAAAGCTGTATTGGTTGCGGTACATGTGAAGAAATATGCGAGAATAAAGCCATTGATTTGGTTCCTGTAGACGGTATAGAGACCAAAGACGGTGATAGTGGATTGCGTCCCAGAGTAGATTATGGACGCTGCTGCTGGTGTGCCCTGTGTGTTGATGTGTGTACTACAAACTCATTGACACTTAGTAACGAATATACCTGGGTTTCTGAAGATCCTGAAGAATTTCGTTTTATTCCCGGAATCGATAAAAAGTCGTGGGATGATAACGAGAAAGGCTGGAAAAAACCAGAACCCGGTTATGATTTTTATGAGCCCAACAGAGTGGCTATGGAGCATCTTGAGCCTGAAAAGCGCGATAATTCATTTGTTGAAATGGTTAAAGGCTTTTCTAAAGAGCAAGCTAAAGCAGAAGCCGACCGTTGCGTGGAATGTGGAATTTGTGTAGCTACCTGTCCCGCACATATGGGAATTCCCGAATACATAAAAGCCGTGCGTGAAGATGATATTGACCAGGGATTCAGTATATTATACGAAACCAACCCACTGCCCGAAATTTGCGGACGTATTTGTACCCACAAATGCGAAACTGTATGTTCGGTTGGCCATAATGGCGATCCGCTATCTATACGTTGGCTTAAACGCTACATTGCCGATCAGGTTGACTCTGAGGATTATAAACGAGTACTGGGAACAGATAGCATAGAACAGAACGACCAAAAAGTGGCCATTATTGGTGCGGGTCCTTCAGGATTATCGGCAGCTCACTATCTTGCTTTGATGGGATATCAATGTACTATTTATGAAAAATTACCCGAAGCCGGTGGTATGATGCGCTATGGAATACCGGAATACCGTTTGCCTTATGACAAGCTTGATAAGGATATCAATTATATAAAAAGTTTAGGTGTGGACATTAAAACCAATATGGAAATTGGAAAGGATGTTACATTGAATGAGATAAAAGAGAATTACAATGCTGTTTTTGCAGGCACCGGATTACATATTGGCCGTAGCACCCGTATTCCGGGAACCGACCATGAAGAAGTGTACATGGCTGCCGATTTATTACGCAAAATTTCACTGGGTGAAGAAGTGCCGGTAGCGAAAAAGATTGTAGTGATTGGTGGAGGTAACGTGGCTATGGATATTACACGCTCATTGGCCCGCTTGCAGAACAAAAAATACGGCGTAGTTGATGTATTGGCCATTTCACTCGAATCGGAAGATATTATGCCCGCCGACCGCGAAGAAGTTGTGGAAGCCCGGGAAGAAAAAGCAGTTGTTGATCCGGGTTGGGGACCAGAAAAAATCGAAATTGAAGATGGCAAACTCAAGGGATTACAGGTGAAAAAATGTGTTTCAGTATTTGATGAAAATGGACGATTCAATCCCAAATTTGATGAGAATGACCGCAAGTTCTTCGAGGCCGACATGATTGTTGAGTCTATTGGCCAGGGAGCCGATATCAGCTACATCCCTAATGAAGTTCGTGATAATATTGATTTTAATGAGCGCGGCCGGATGGTTGTAAATGAATATTTCCAGTCAAAAGCTGAATGGCTTTTTGTGGGTGGAGATATTATACAGGGACCCGATGTAATTCACGGTATTGCAAATGGTCACAAAGCTGCCCGCGGCATTGATAAATTTATTAAAGGTGAATTAAAATATGCTGATAAATAGATTTTGAAGGAGGAGGTTTAATATTATATGATTATACGGTTATTTACCACTTACGCAAACAGATTTTATTCATTAGCCCCTTTTCCGCCAGTTGGCGTATCGGGGCAAACAAATTGATTTTGACTCCGTCGAGCTTCGCTTCGCTACGGTTCAATGCACCCTTTAAGTTCACTGGTAAATTACTGCGCATTCATATAATATAACCAATATCAATTATTTATTATTCAGAATCTTGAATTTACAATCTAACATCCAAAATAAAAAATATGGTTGATCTGAAGACATCTTACATGGGAAAAACGCTGAAAAACCCCATTATTGTGGGTAGTTCAGAGCTTTGCGATTCTCCTGAGAAGGTTAAGAAGCTGGAAGAAAATGGTGCTGGTGCGGTAGTGCTTAAATCCCTTTTTGAGGAGCAAATTATGATGGAGGTTGATGCACAACGCGTAAATAATATGTATGGCTCTTATGATGATGTGGAAAATTACGTATCATTCTATACCCGTAAGCATAATCTTGATGAATACCTTTCGCTTGTAGAAAAGTCAAAACAGGGTACAGATATACCTGTTTTTGCCAGCATCAACTGTATTTCAAACGGCGAATGGGTAGAGTTTGCCCGGCAGATAGAAAGCGCCGGAGCAGATGGTTTGGAGCTGAATATGTTTATCATGCCCAATGACCCGCAAACCAGCGGAAATGAAATTGAAAGAATATACTTTGAAATACTGGAGGACATCAAGAAAGAAATTTCTATTCCTGTGGCCATGAAGGTAAGCTCTTATTTTTCGGGTATGGCTCAAATGCTGGTCGATCTATCCAAAACTGATTTAGCAGCCCTTGTACTTTTTAATCACTTTTATCAGCCCGATATTAATGTAGACAAGGAGGAGGTTGTTTCGGGAGATATCTTTACACAGCCCCGCGATATTTCCAATACCCTGCGTTGGGTTGGTTTTTTATCCGATCATGTTGAATGCGACCTCGCAGCCTCAACCGGCGTGCATTCCGGGTACGATGCTGTAAAAGCCCTACTTACCGGTGCAAATGCCGTTCAGGTAGCTTCTGCGCTGTATAAAAATAAACCGGCCTACATTAAAACCATGTTGCAGGAAATTGAAAACTGGATGCAGCAAAAAGGTTATAATAGCTTGAACGATTTTAAGGGAAAATTGAGCTATGCAAACGTTAAGCGGCCTATGATGTATGAGCGTGCCCAGTTTATGAAGTACTATTCCAATTATACTGATTTGTAACATTCAGATAGGCAAAATTGTACAGTGGAGACATCCTACTTTTTTTGCACCAGTTTTTGATCCTATGTAGTTGTTATCGAATACTATACATGATGCCGAAGGATGGTTGAACACCGGCAATTTCTAATTCTATGGTTCCTGCAATTCTTATTTTTGTTTTTAATATTAGGTTGCCGATCTTATAGTGAAACCCTGCTCCAAAATAATGTAGTAAGAAAAATGAAGCAAGATCAATTGTATAAGATCCGTTAAAACCCAGCCCGGGCTGTAAGTCAATGTATTCTATTCCGAAAGGGATTCCTGTTGATTTTCTATCATCCAGAAACTGATTGAAACCAATTAAAAAGAACAGGTTTTCATTTCGTTCAATTTGCTGGAAGTAAAAGCTAGCTGAAATATATTGGTAATTATCTCTATCGTATTTACTTCTGTAGGTTGAAGAAAGTGAAAAGTTTCCAAAATCAACGGAAAAAAGCAGTTTGCGTTTTACATCTTTCCCATATTCGATACATGACTCATCGCCACAACTTAATTCATGATATTTCTTTGCGAAACTTACAAGGCTTTTATGACCAATACCACTAAGATTAGAGATGTCTTTTTTTAAGCCTTCTGTATCTCTTGTATAAAAATCCAGCACGCCTTTATATTCAATGGTTTTTTTGCGGTAAGTTTTACCATCTTCATATATTATATTTTAGCTCGCGTAATTTAAGGCTGTCCTTTTCAATATAATAATGATTATCTCCATATTCATCTCTGTAAAAATAAGCGTCAAGTTCACCATTGATCAGGTATTCTAAAAAGAGCATGCCATGTGTAGAGTCCACATATTTTGATACATAGTATTTACCATTCGTAAAGCGGTAACCATAAATTTCGGATGGTATAAATGTTGTTTCCTTTTCGCCTTCATTGGTTCGAAAATTTATGGATTTTGCGTTTTTACTGTATTTTTTATTCTGCAGCGATCCCCAAACAGTGTCTTGCTGGGTTTTGAGAATATATCCTGGTTTCTATTCATTTTGGGCAAATACGATGGTACTAATGGCAATTAGTAGGAGTGTACAGTTTAATTTCATGAGCTTTTCATTATAATAATAGACAAAGGTAAAAAAATACATTACTTTTCGAGACAATAGATAAAATTACCTGTTGCTGTGATTGGCCCAACGATAAAAGATTATTAAAACTCCCTGCCAGCATTAAATCATATTTTACTATTTACAAAGTTTTAATCTTTCTATATGCTAAAATTTAAATTTTAAAACAGATGATTCAAATGTCAATCAAACATTTCAAAGGAAAAATTTCTGATTTCATTGGCTAAAGATGAAAGAAAAGTACAAAACTAGTATGTTTATTATGGTTTTCGTATTTTAGTACGCTACACGAATAATTAATTAAGTGTTAAGCGAAAAAAACATAAACGCACTTTGGCTAAAAGCCGGGATCATTGGGAGCTCCTGGGCTGCATTTGAAATTATTGTGGGTAGTTTTTTGCACAACCTGCAAATTCCCTTTGCCGGAACCATGCTTTCTGCAGCTAGCGTATTTTTGCTTATCAGTTTTGCCCAGTTATGGAATGAACGGGGTGTAATTTTACGTGCCGGTATCATTTGCGCACTGATGAAATCAATTTCCCCAAGTGCGGTAATCATTGGTCCAATGGTAGGGATTTTTATGGAAGCTCTCCTTATTGAACTATTGCTACTCATCATGGGACGTCACATTATTGGTTTTGTTATAGCTGGTGCAGTAGCAGTACTTTGGTCGCTGGTACAGAAAATTTTGTTTTTACTACTCATGTACGGCCTCGATTTAATCGAACTGGCCAAATCATTATATCAATACCTAATAAAGCTATCCGGAATCGACTCGTTATCGAGCCTTTACCTGATTGCGGGTATTGTGATACTCTATATGGTTCTGGGCGCTGCTGCGGCCTATGCAGGTTTTGTGAGCGGCAAAAGGTATGTAAACTCGAATGTGAAGAATCATCACACGTTAAAGGTGAGTTTAAATCAGGAAAATGCTTTTCAAACCAATACTAACCAACAGTTTTCTGTGTTGTTGCTTTTTGTAGTTGTAGGCGCTATTATAGCGAGTTTATATTTTATTAATAAACAAATGTATTGGGCAGCTGGCGCACTGGGTGTTTCGTTTATAGTATTTTGTATTTACCGATATAAAAATTCGACCAAATATTTGAGAAAGCCTAAAATCTGGATTCAATTTATAGCAATCACAACTATTGCAGCAATGATATGGAGTTGGGCCGCTACAGGCTCTTATTTCTCAAAAGAAGGGTTAGTTGTAGGATTAGAGATGAATTACCGTGCCCTGATTATCATTTTTGGATTTGCTGCTGTAGGCGTGGAGTTGCGTAACCCGGTGGTAAAAGCAATCCTGTTCCGCAGAGGGTTTAAGCAATTGCACCAAACCTTATCTTTTTCATTTGCTGCATTGCCGGTTATTATTGAAAGTTTACCAAAACCTGCACTGTTTTTCAAACAAAGAAACAGGGTAATGGCTCAGATATTAGATCAGTCGCATAATATGTTACAATCTATTGATGATGAATAAAACCTTTATCATATCGGGTGAGGTGCATGGTGGAAAAACCACTTATGCTGCCGGACTGAGCAAACGTTTGACAGACAATGGGCTGCAAGTGACGGGTTTTGTGTGTCCGGGAACGTTCAAAAACAATCATCGCAATGCATTTGATCTGAAATTTCTGCACTCAGGTCAGCAAATGCCCTTTGCCAGAGCTGGGCATGTTGATGGTTGGATTAATTATAAACGATTCAGTTTCAATCCAGAAGCTTTATATTTAGGAGCTAAACAGCTAGATGCAATAGAAAATAGCGAACAAACTGTTGTTTTTGTGGATGAAATAGGGCAATGGGAACTTGAAGACGGAGGTTGGGCAGAAGCCATTATAGGTTTAATGCAGAATAAAAAAACCATGAAAATACTTGTGGTACGAAAAAAATTCATCTCAAAAATATTAGAAAAGTTTAAAATAGACAGCCCTATCATTTTTGATATTCAACAAACA is a window of Salinivirga cyanobacteriivorans DNA encoding:
- a CDS encoding NADH-quinone oxidoreductase subunit D, which gives rise to MKKNKTLWLPDRSKYPEHDSNGKPIVDLQSQKHTKLWQGPNHPGVTGNMSLELTLSGDEIVDAKTHVGYLHRGFEKLMERRTYMQCFPLSIRMCVPEADSNEYVLSTCVEELAGIEIPEAAKWLRTLALEMARLQVLLRVVPGIGATLSLGLGSQWGMYMREQILDRFEELTGGRIYHMYMLPGGVRGHLPDGFKKRMEQNLKDIEQFVANIEDLIFTNSVFKKRTVGRGIIKPEWVSQYGIVGPNARGAGFKRDVRKDYPYLKYSELNFDPYVGKDSDIYTRAQVRKHDLLMTVDLIRQILDKVPTSGDLRAKTPNVLHWEIPKGETYVRSESSRGEYGMYMVSDGSKYPRRVNLRGPSYTHAVALLEKMLINANISDVHAIMVSLQTCPPEIER
- a CDS encoding dihydroorotate dehydrogenase-like protein, translating into MVDLKTSYMGKTLKNPIIVGSSELCDSPEKVKKLEENGAGAVVLKSLFEEQIMMEVDAQRVNNMYGSYDDVENYVSFYTRKHNLDEYLSLVEKSKQGTDIPVFASINCISNGEWVEFARQIESAGADGLELNMFIMPNDPQTSGNEIERIYFEILEDIKKEISIPVAMKVSSYFSGMAQMLVDLSKTDLAALVLFNHFYQPDINVDKEEVVSGDIFTQPRDISNTLRWVGFLSDHVECDLAASTGVHSGYDAVKALLTGANAVQVASALYKNKPAYIKTMLQEIENWMQQKGYNSLNDFKGKLSYANVKRPMMYERAQFMKYYSNYTDL
- a CDS encoding respiratory chain complex I subunit 1 family protein → MNDIIIKLLWTLLGLFIVLNWGMLMGATMRKIVARVAHRRGIPFYQPWLDLIKLYANRSSISHGVMFYLGPVFRLGGGVGIFLFLPLIYGSAYFSNFSWAGDLVLILYFQFFGMLGMALGAGEGGHPNSVIGITRGLSQFTTVELPLTLAVISIALQYNTLSIHEIVAAQQGGFQNWTLVTNPLATAAAMFSLLGLFRHAPFNLVKAPNEVPIGPPTEYHSAFLGVLRTNGAILHVVEAALFMNLFFGGATNWAEFILKTFLIYFWSVLVGVVFPRYRIEQAVTWFLKIPLAIGVLAVIIFI
- a CDS encoding NADH-quinone oxidoreductase subunit B produces the protein MAEDQNINQNQESQEDKFLADENKKRLVTGPDGVQFEVDPMQDYFCDKRPETDAPKNKIVEKFLNWARAESLWVLGFGTGCGSIEIPPLFSPRFDAFRYGVQMRPTPRQSSVIVISGYLSVKTLKRAIRTYEQMQSPKYVLALGSCTINGGMYYDSYNTINRVDYYMPVDIYVAGCMPRPEALLAGFNKLKERIKQGRAEGANEYAEQFDWYKANQKKIIKNWNMPDYNW
- a CDS encoding NADH-quinone oxidoreductase subunit C, which encodes MENIIKDIESRFQVSDYVQQRPELAYATVKKELAIALITHLKDIEGFTHFVLLTAVDWLEENKFQLTYILNHPDKKVDLGIRVFIDRANPIMDSAHHLWEQVATYQRELKEMFGIDFPGSPRVDEDFILEGWDDIPPYRRDFDTLQYSRDTYFPREGRSTNDPAEHMKKKLYPDEEK
- a CDS encoding nucleoside-triphosphatase gives rise to the protein MNKTFIISGEVHGGKTTYAAGLSKRLTDNGLQVTGFVCPGTFKNNHRNAFDLKFLHSGQQMPFARAGHVDGWINYKRFSFNPEALYLGAKQLDAIENSEQTVVFVDEIGQWELEDGGWAEAIIGLMQNKKTMKILVVRKKFISKILEKFKIDSPIIFDIQQTSFDAACEHIMHFNLTH
- a CDS encoding proton-conducting transporter membrane subunit — translated: MVGPIYIIATALGLAFLLGFFKKLNLQIAETLMLAGVGFMGFISMQWLFGHLAGTITDSVTFTAGFKPPFSISLEMGILEAGITSMINLFGFLGGIYLWRKLNEMGVNAMIIYMVTLMGLNVIVLTRDLFNLFVFLEVSTIGIVGLVLLERHVNTIASGFKYLIAGGVISAFMLIGTIMVYNYAGSLYINDIVTQNIIAVKGGMVAVFLLLMAVVLELKPFPANGWGLDVYESAHPGISALLSAGFATAMLYVLWKLMPLFPAEWKSMIAIVGGLTFIGSNLLGIRQKNAQRLLGYSSAGQIGLLTAVAGLSTFFGAHFLFIAITLLLSHYLAKAGLFWLAGIAKEKEIKSWGVLRKEPLLVVMFGIFILTLLGLPPFPSFFGKWELIMQLSGAGQTTWVIAILAGSFLEAVYLFKWFGYVLKGESKQPIINIRPEQIIAPVVFATIALIGGYYAGDFIGKNNLINFIPLLFIAAIGLLEFLPAWVKNTLSIAAMGYLAWDTLPGLYEQDLLRFVFMTIFILGGILTLIAGYQYKGTRKGFYPSALLMFAGLAGIIQAETLLQFFFSWELMTIGSYFLIIRGKRSLQHGFSYILFSLGGAYLILAAFGMIDAQAGGMLSALSNVTTQVTLIFSLMAIGFMTKTATLGLHIWLPGAHAEAESDVSPMVSAILLKAGVFGLLITFLGMGAENAGNSGLLYVLGWLGAITALVGNLAASFQEDAKRLLAYSSIGQLGYILFAYAMATHLGWIGGFVYVINHFAFKAVLFLTIGAIVLRLGTHNMYEMGGLIKRMPLAFIAVLIGIITLSGVPPLSGFAGKWFFYNALIMKGWYFQGAVILFAGIIAFLYTYRLIQTVFLGQLKDEHRRVKEIPVAFLIPIYILIIGIMIFSMKPHWILAPISEYLSAYFPTNPVVWDGAAATTALGYWNGEWIMYIVGVMFILILGWLLWLNAKATKVKQFNMVYSAERPFRPETTHMAHNMYAGYNKALGFISEPGITNFWNRVASFISDSAGILRRVYTGNGQTYAFHIVAYIVIIYFLIF
- a CDS encoding FAD-dependent oxidoreductase, whose translation is MSLKDILTPFTAWKNVFEDSTVIKDPLNDRPGADRYRGFHKNDVESCIGCGTCEEICENKAIDLVPVDGIETKDGDSGLRPRVDYGRCCWCALCVDVCTTNSLTLSNEYTWVSEDPEEFRFIPGIDKKSWDDNEKGWKKPEPGYDFYEPNRVAMEHLEPEKRDNSFVEMVKGFSKEQAKAEADRCVECGICVATCPAHMGIPEYIKAVREDDIDQGFSILYETNPLPEICGRICTHKCETVCSVGHNGDPLSIRWLKRYIADQVDSEDYKRVLGTDSIEQNDQKVAIIGAGPSGLSAAHYLALMGYQCTIYEKLPEAGGMMRYGIPEYRLPYDKLDKDINYIKSLGVDIKTNMEIGKDVTLNEIKENYNAVFAGTGLHIGRSTRIPGTDHEEVYMAADLLRKISLGEEVPVAKKIVVIGGGNVAMDITRSLARLQNKKYGVVDVLAISLESEDIMPADREEVVEAREEKAVVDPGWGPEKIEIEDGKLKGLQVKKCVSVFDENGRFNPKFDENDRKFFEADMIVESIGQGADISYIPNEVRDNIDFNERGRMVVNEYFQSKAEWLFVGGDIIQGPDVIHGIANGHKAARGIDKFIKGELKYADK